One part of the Ornithodoros turicata isolate Travis chromosome 2, ASM3712646v1, whole genome shotgun sequence genome encodes these proteins:
- the LOC135385054 gene encoding uncharacterized protein LOC135385054 produces MVYGCPLRLPGAFFTPSTPLVHDPSSYIDRLRQLFQDLKPTPPRSGPATRVVVSPALNQATHVFVCRDSVCSSLQPAYDDSYKVISRAGKFFRLDLPRGPDTVAIDSLKPAFLESAPLPFSPSTSSALGSAARTPRAARRLGSASCPPWLRRPTFPLPSALLASFVICHWGEPCGSSVIIIASAAIGYAQHCA; encoded by the exons ATGGTCTATGGCTGCCCactccgccttcccggagcattcttcaccccctcgaccccgctcgtgcacgacccttcctcatatatcgaccgtctccgccagctcttccaggacctcaagcccacgcctcCTCGCTCCggtcccgcaacacgcgtggTCGTGAGCCCCGcccttaatcaagccacccacgtcttcgtctgCCGAGACTCTGTgtgctccagcttgcagcctgCCTATGACGACTCCTACaaggtcatctcgcgagccgggAAGTTCTTCCGCCTGGATCTTccgcggggacctgacactgtggccataGACAGTctcaagcccgcattcctggagtcggcACCTCTG CCTTTctccccctccacgtcgagtgcattgggcTCCGCTGCTCGCACACcacgagccgcccgccgcctcgggtccgcCTCCTGCCCCCCTTGGCTCCGGCGCCCGACCTTCCCGCTAccctcggccctcctcgccagcttTGTCATCTGCCACTGGGGGGAGCCCTGTGGCAGCAgcgtcatcatcatcgccagcgccgccatcggttacgcgcagcactgcgcgtga